The following proteins come from a genomic window of Abditibacteriaceae bacterium:
- the ndk gene encoding nucleoside-diphosphate kinase — MEKTLIVVKPDGVERGLTGAILARFETRGFRIAALKMMTVSPELAKEHYSEHAEKPFFPGLVEFITATPVVAMILEGQNAIPLSRQMIGATDPLNAATGSIRGDYTLDKQANLIHGSDSPEAAAREIPLWFPELS, encoded by the coding sequence ATGGAAAAAACTTTGATTGTCGTCAAGCCCGACGGTGTCGAGCGCGGCTTGACCGGCGCGATTCTGGCGCGCTTTGAAACACGCGGATTCCGCATTGCCGCCTTGAAAATGATGACGGTTTCGCCCGAACTGGCGAAAGAACATTATTCGGAACACGCCGAAAAGCCGTTCTTCCCCGGACTTGTTGAATTCATCACCGCGACGCCGGTTGTGGCGATGATCCTTGAAGGCCAGAACGCTATTCCGCTTTCGCGTCAGATGATTGGCGCTACCGATCCGCTTAACGCGGCGACGGGCAGTATTCGTGGCGATTACACGCTGGACAAGCAAGCAAACCTGATTCACGGTTCGGATTCGCCCGAAGCCGCCGCGCGCGAAATCCCGCTGTGGTTTCCCGAATTGAGCTAA
- a CDS encoding SDR family oxidoreductase, protein MSHFQLKPLEEQVVVVFGASSGIGRATALSFAARGAKVVAAARGEAGLKSLVSEIESAGGTAIYALADTTDFEQVERVAERAVEHFGRIDTWVHLASVSIYATFEQTTPEEFRRVVDVNLVGQAFGAMAALPHLRRAGGGALIHVSSVESLCALPLQSAYTSSKHGMRGFIQALRLELARDKVPISVTNVMPAGINTPLFNHARTKLGVKPMPIPPVYEPSVAANVILHAAQVPTGDIVAGGASNVFLVTQRISQRALDAVLLRIGFEGQKTPEKKSAQAPANLYEPIDEAGRVEGDFGTIARGKSLSNWFETHPTQKQAFKVGALGLAAWLLLRRRNV, encoded by the coding sequence ATGAGTCATTTTCAACTAAAGCCACTAGAAGAACAGGTCGTTGTTGTGTTTGGGGCATCGAGCGGTATCGGGCGTGCGACGGCGCTGAGTTTTGCCGCGCGCGGTGCCAAAGTTGTTGCGGCGGCGCGCGGGGAAGCAGGATTGAAAAGCCTCGTTAGCGAAATTGAGAGTGCAGGCGGCACAGCGATATATGCGCTTGCCGACACGACCGATTTCGAGCAGGTGGAAAGAGTCGCCGAGCGCGCAGTGGAGCACTTCGGACGCATTGATACCTGGGTGCACCTCGCGAGCGTATCGATTTACGCGACGTTCGAGCAAACAACGCCCGAGGAGTTTCGTCGCGTCGTTGATGTGAACCTTGTCGGCCAAGCGTTTGGCGCGATGGCGGCGTTGCCTCATCTACGGCGCGCGGGAGGCGGTGCGCTCATTCATGTTTCGTCGGTTGAAAGCCTGTGCGCGCTCCCGCTGCAAAGTGCCTATACCTCTAGCAAACACGGAATGCGCGGCTTTATTCAGGCGCTGCGTCTGGAGTTGGCGCGCGACAAAGTGCCCATTTCTGTGACGAATGTGATGCCTGCCGGTATAAATACGCCGCTTTTTAATCATGCGCGCACAAAGTTAGGCGTCAAACCGATGCCAATTCCGCCCGTATATGAGCCGAGCGTGGCGGCCAATGTGATTTTGCATGCCGCTCAGGTGCCGACAGGCGACATCGTGGCGGGTGGTGCCAGCAACGTGTTTCTGGTGACGCAGCGAATTTCGCAACGCGCTCTGGATGCGGTTTTGTTGCGCATCGGCTTTGAAGGCCAGAAAACACCCGAAAAGAAATCGGCGCAAGCACCCGCCAATTTATACGAGCCTATCGACGAAGCGGGCCGCGTCGAGGGCGATTTCGGCACCATCGCGCGCGGGAAAAGCCTGTCGAACTGGTTTGAAACACATCCCACGCAAAAGCAGGCTTTTAAAGTGGGCGCGCTCGGTTTGGCCGCGTGGCTTTTGCTCCGTCGCCGCAACGTTTAA
- a CDS encoding carcinine hydrolase/isopenicillin-N N-acyltransferase family protein: protein MTGRAQSVGVELGVWQRNILRERVARTFRRAEILGLHDVLRARAAEFSDVVASVAPHWLVEARAQSAAAETEAWQLLAINCLPANFWGKRNREYLAPPLETVGDESDLIDVYDAQGVEAGEGGGDCTSFFALGGATLSGDAILHKNRDERDEVQWCGIRQNEEGFRWAGTGDIGNIGAAWVQTENEWAGANNSGSVVVEGEWLDGKLSDAHALRFFAETCARLEEIPAAVESLVAAEVLGGGGPNGSNIWLFCSAERALVIEATSRRFALRWFDESDAMDVRTNHFLLPEMQEFARAPHPSSVARLERASALWHPQNGIASISGSVELGRDRVGAPFAICRNTEDNLNSVTVSTATATLSAIDPRRCQSHLRNGHPMFCPAVILCPVDTVCDSELVSGAHNNRWRRERDKS from the coding sequence TTGACGGGAAGAGCACAATCGGTTGGCGTCGAACTCGGTGTGTGGCAGCGCAATATCTTGCGCGAACGCGTAGCGCGCACGTTTCGTCGCGCCGAGATTCTCGGCCTGCACGACGTTCTTCGCGCGCGCGCTGCCGAATTCTCCGACGTTGTTGCCTCGGTTGCTCCGCACTGGCTCGTTGAAGCCCGCGCGCAAAGTGCGGCTGCCGAAACCGAAGCGTGGCAACTTCTGGCGATCAATTGTTTGCCCGCAAATTTCTGGGGCAAGCGCAATCGGGAATACCTCGCGCCTCCGCTGGAAACGGTGGGCGACGAAAGCGACCTGATCGACGTTTACGATGCGCAAGGCGTGGAAGCGGGTGAAGGCGGCGGCGATTGCACGAGTTTTTTTGCGCTCGGCGGCGCGACGCTTTCGGGCGATGCGATTCTGCACAAAAACCGCGACGAGCGCGATGAAGTGCAGTGGTGTGGAATTCGGCAAAACGAAGAGGGGTTTCGCTGGGCCGGAACAGGTGACATCGGCAACATCGGCGCGGCGTGGGTGCAAACCGAGAACGAATGGGCCGGGGCGAATAATTCGGGTTCGGTAGTCGTCGAAGGCGAGTGGCTTGACGGGAAATTGTCGGATGCTCATGCGCTGCGGTTTTTTGCCGAAACCTGCGCGCGACTGGAAGAAATTCCGGCTGCCGTCGAAAGCCTGGTTGCTGCAGAAGTGCTCGGTGGCGGAGGACCGAACGGCAGTAATATCTGGTTGTTTTGCAGTGCAGAACGCGCTCTGGTGATCGAAGCGACTTCGCGCCGTTTTGCGTTGCGCTGGTTCGATGAAAGCGATGCGATGGATGTGCGCACCAATCATTTTCTGCTGCCGGAAATGCAAGAATTTGCGCGTGCGCCGCATCCTTCGAGCGTTGCGCGGCTGGAGCGTGCAAGCGCGTTGTGGCATCCGCAAAATGGCATTGCTTCGATTTCAGGTTCGGTGGAACTCGGGCGAGATCGCGTTGGCGCTCCGTTCGCGATCTGCCGCAACACCGAGGACAACCTGAACAGCGTGACCGTTTCAACGGCGACAGCGACGCTTTCCGCCATCGACCCGCGCCGCTGCCAGAGCCATTTGCGCAACGGGCATCCGATGTTTTGTCCGGCGGTGATTCTCTGCCCCGTCGATACTGTGTGCGATTCGGAACTCGTTTCGGGCGCGCATAACAATCGCTGGCGCCGCGAACGGGATAAAAGTTAG
- the ligA gene encoding NAD-dependent DNA ligase LigA encodes MKQFFCAAALCFMASLGNAAPKTMNNQVEVQKQNDPAAIAEAEKEIEPLRAKINKANHDYYILDKPSLSDDEYDAAMKRLIALETEFPSLVADDSPTQRIGAPLSGDFQKVAHREPMLSLQDVRSWDEVLEWEARIRRHLHLPEDTVLEYVCEPKIDGLAISLTYENGKFTRGLTRGDGRTGEDISANLRTISSVPLQLQGKAIPLFEARGEVYMLRSEFEKLNKRQAEEDKPLFANPRNAGAGTVRQLDPKITASRRLAFTAYAVGAMQGRSFKTQWELIEGLRDAGFRTNSVNKICRGLDEVQAYIENWREERHRVDYATDGVVVKVNSFALQNELGFVGRNPRWACAFKYPPEEVITRVVDISVNVGRTGAITPLAHFEPVEVAGTTVSKATLHNEDELRRKDVRIGDRVVIRKAGEIIPEVVRVLADERTGKEKEYVFPTHCPVCKAELVRAEGKAVLRCVNFGGCPAQLGKLVEHFVARGAMNIDRVGEKLAYQLVESGKVKDVADLFTLTKADLLELERMAEKSATNVLNSIAGAKTPTLARFLFALGIHNVGERTGELLAERFRTLEALRAASQEEISKVHDVGPVAGASVRSWLDEEHNQNVLKKLAAAGVHPVENARTIEADERFEGKSFVFTGALEMPRREAEEAVKARGGRVAGSVSKKTDYVIVGEDAGSKADRARELKVTILTEAEFRAMLEKK; translated from the coding sequence ATGAAACAGTTTTTCTGCGCTGCGGCGCTGTGTTTCATGGCGTCGTTGGGAAATGCCGCACCAAAAACTATGAATAATCAAGTCGAAGTCCAGAAACAAAACGATCCGGCGGCGATCGCCGAAGCCGAAAAAGAAATCGAGCCGTTGCGCGCGAAGATTAACAAAGCCAATCACGACTATTACATTCTGGACAAGCCGAGTTTGTCCGACGACGAATACGATGCCGCGATGAAGCGTCTTATCGCGCTTGAAACCGAGTTTCCTTCGCTTGTCGCCGACGATTCGCCGACGCAGCGTATCGGTGCACCGCTTTCGGGCGATTTTCAAAAAGTCGCGCACCGCGAACCAATGCTGTCGCTGCAAGATGTGCGAAGCTGGGACGAAGTGCTGGAATGGGAAGCGCGCATTCGCCGCCATCTGCATTTGCCTGAAGACACGGTTCTGGAATACGTCTGCGAGCCAAAAATCGACGGCCTTGCGATTTCGCTGACGTACGAAAACGGCAAATTTACGCGCGGCCTGACGCGCGGCGATGGCAGAACCGGCGAAGATATTTCGGCGAATTTGCGCACGATTTCTTCGGTGCCGTTGCAGTTGCAAGGCAAAGCGATTCCGCTTTTTGAAGCGCGCGGCGAAGTCTATATGTTGCGCAGCGAATTCGAGAAACTCAACAAGCGTCAGGCCGAAGAAGACAAGCCGCTCTTTGCCAATCCGCGCAACGCAGGTGCAGGAACTGTGCGCCAACTCGACCCGAAAATTACCGCGTCGCGCCGTTTGGCTTTTACGGCGTACGCTGTTGGTGCAATGCAAGGTCGCAGTTTTAAGACGCAATGGGAACTGATTGAAGGCTTGCGCGACGCGGGTTTTCGCACCAATTCGGTCAACAAAATCTGTCGCGGTTTAGATGAAGTTCAAGCTTACATCGAGAACTGGCGCGAAGAACGGCACCGCGTCGATTACGCAACCGATGGCGTCGTTGTGAAAGTCAATTCGTTCGCCCTGCAAAACGAACTGGGCTTTGTCGGGCGCAATCCGCGCTGGGCGTGTGCCTTCAAATATCCGCCGGAAGAAGTGATTACGCGCGTTGTTGATATTTCGGTGAATGTCGGGCGAACCGGCGCGATTACACCGTTGGCGCATTTCGAGCCGGTCGAAGTTGCAGGGACCACCGTTTCCAAAGCCACCTTGCACAATGAAGACGAACTGCGTCGCAAAGACGTGCGTATCGGCGACCGCGTGGTGATTCGCAAAGCAGGCGAAATCATTCCCGAAGTCGTGCGCGTCCTGGCCGACGAACGCACCGGCAAAGAAAAGGAATATGTTTTCCCGACGCATTGCCCCGTTTGCAAAGCGGAACTGGTGCGCGCCGAAGGCAAAGCCGTTTTGCGCTGCGTGAATTTCGGCGGCTGTCCGGCGCAATTGGGCAAGTTGGTGGAGCATTTCGTCGCGCGCGGCGCAATGAACATCGACCGCGTTGGCGAAAAGCTGGCGTATCAATTGGTGGAATCGGGCAAAGTGAAAGATGTCGCCGATTTGTTCACTTTAACCAAAGCCGACTTGCTGGAACTGGAGCGCATGGCCGAAAAAAGCGCGACTAATGTTCTCAATTCCATCGCAGGCGCGAAAACGCCGACGCTCGCGCGCTTTCTTTTCGCATTAGGGATTCACAACGTCGGCGAGCGAACCGGCGAACTGTTAGCCGAACGCTTTCGCACGCTCGAAGCGCTTCGTGCCGCATCGCAGGAAGAGATTTCCAAAGTTCATGATGTCGGTCCGGTTGCGGGCGCAAGTGTGCGCTCGTGGCTCGACGAAGAGCACAATCAGAATGTCTTGAAAAAGCTGGCGGCGGCGGGCGTGCATCCGGTGGAAAATGCGCGCACCATCGAAGCCGACGAGCGCTTTGAAGGTAAGAGTTTCGTATTCACCGGTGCGCTTGAAATGCCGCGCCGCGAAGCCGAAGAAGCTGTGAAAGCGCGCGGGGGACGCGTGGCCGGCAGCGTGTCGAAGAAAACCGATTACGTTATTGTCGGCGAAGATGCGGGCAGCAAAGCCGACCGGGCGCGTGAATTGAAAGTGACGATTCTCACCGAAGCCGAATTCCGTGCAATGCTGGAAAAGAAATAA
- a CDS encoding cation:proton antiporter, translating into MLKFRSMWILASNDHTKVLLALFVMLAAAKIAAELFERMRQPAVVGEILAGVLIGPSLLNWVQPNEITGMLAEIGVIFLLFTVGLETKPSAILRVGKSALLVAVLGVLVPLLGGWALMRAWGEPNIQSLFVGTAMVATSVGITARVLGSMGLLDAPTARIILGAAVIDDILGLLILAVVSSLAKGNVDALEIGKTALLSIGFTVFVAFVAAPFLTRIAPRIERLRTGDSFFVFGLLLCLGLSVAASYIGVAAIIGAFLAGMALAEAAEDNPRVHHLANGVTEFLVPFFLVNIGMQLRLDVFRDPKIILLALLVTIVAVATKLLACGAGAWNLGARRAAQVGMGMVPRGEVGVVVAQLGLGLGVITQSLFGVVLFMAVATTLIAPPFLKILYSNEAAAQGNVDSDDAGGIVADEHMSRLG; encoded by the coding sequence GTGCTTAAATTTAGGTCTATGTGGATTCTTGCGTCGAACGATCATACGAAAGTCTTGCTGGCGTTGTTTGTGATGTTGGCAGCGGCGAAAATCGCGGCGGAATTATTTGAGCGCATGCGCCAACCGGCGGTTGTCGGTGAGATTCTGGCGGGCGTGCTCATCGGGCCGAGCCTCCTTAATTGGGTGCAGCCGAACGAAATCACTGGAATGCTCGCCGAAATCGGCGTGATTTTTCTGCTGTTCACCGTTGGCCTGGAAACCAAACCGTCGGCGATTCTGCGCGTTGGGAAAAGTGCGCTGCTGGTCGCTGTTCTTGGTGTGTTGGTGCCGCTTCTCGGCGGCTGGGCGCTGATGCGCGCGTGGGGCGAACCCAATATTCAATCGCTTTTTGTGGGTACGGCGATGGTGGCGACATCAGTGGGAATTACTGCGCGTGTGCTGGGTTCGATGGGCTTGCTCGATGCGCCCACTGCCCGCATTATTCTGGGCGCTGCCGTCATTGATGATATTCTCGGCTTGTTAATTCTAGCCGTTGTTTCCAGTCTGGCCAAAGGCAATGTCGATGCGCTCGAAATCGGCAAAACCGCGCTGCTTTCCATTGGCTTTACGGTGTTTGTGGCGTTTGTCGCCGCGCCGTTTCTTACCCGTATTGCGCCGCGCATCGAGCGTTTGCGCACCGGCGACTCCTTCTTTGTTTTTGGGCTGCTGCTGTGTCTGGGGCTTTCGGTTGCGGCGAGTTATATCGGCGTGGCAGCGATTATTGGTGCATTTCTCGCGGGCATGGCGCTCGCCGAAGCGGCGGAAGATAATCCGCGCGTGCATCATCTGGCGAATGGTGTGACCGAGTTTCTGGTGCCTTTTTTCCTCGTCAATATCGGAATGCAGTTGCGTCTCGATGTGTTTCGCGATCCGAAAATTATTCTGCTCGCCCTGCTGGTAACCATTGTTGCAGTTGCAACCAAATTACTGGCTTGCGGCGCGGGAGCATGGAATCTGGGCGCGCGGCGCGCGGCGCAGGTTGGAATGGGTATGGTGCCACGCGGCGAAGTGGGCGTCGTGGTTGCGCAGTTAGGGCTCGGTTTGGGGGTAATTACGCAATCGTTGTTTGGCGTGGTGCTGTTTATGGCGGTTGCCACAACATTGATTGCACCGCCGTTCTTGAAAATACTTTATTCCAATGAAGCCGCCGCGCAAGGAAATGTTGATAGCGATGATGCCGGTGGTATCGTCGCCGACGAGCATATGTCGAGGCTCGGTTAA
- the amrB gene encoding AmmeMemoRadiSam system protein B — MKTGDDQFLRPRLRGTLEAIAITHENEEYWLLRDRQGDAPDAIVPREMGALLALLDGSRTRDEIDAEIERNADVPEGFLDDFLAQLDEALLLDSPHFRAHQQEQLENYLSSPTRESTLAGRAYPDDTARLRKQLNGYFLAARKIEVRSKTTVLPEKIRGCIVPHIDFRRGGVAEALAYESLQNEKFDTLVILGIAHAGVRYPFCLLPKGFETPLGTARCDDEFCASLEKQLGPRLTAEALTHRDEHSVEFVAVFAQHLANLRDARIVPIICGGFFRELQNRTSPSHNADLTEFARVLRQTCGEWTRNGKRVGIICSVDGAHVGSNFDDDTPLTPERLAEIEREDVVAWQCVENGDREAFHAALAKDNNARNVDAHPAVYTTLLAFPEWRARLLHYDQAFSEEENSVVSFAALQLFEP; from the coding sequence ATGAAAACCGGTGACGACCAGTTCCTTCGCCCGCGCTTGCGCGGCACTCTCGAAGCGATTGCCATCACGCACGAAAACGAAGAATATTGGCTTTTGCGCGACCGTCAGGGCGACGCGCCCGACGCGATTGTGCCGCGCGAAATGGGTGCTTTGCTGGCACTTCTCGATGGCTCGCGCACACGCGACGAAATCGATGCCGAAATCGAACGCAACGCCGATGTGCCCGAAGGCTTTCTCGACGATTTCCTCGCGCAACTCGATGAAGCGTTGCTGCTCGATTCGCCGCACTTCCGCGCGCACCAGCAAGAGCAACTCGAAAATTATTTAAGTTCTCCCACGCGTGAATCGACTCTTGCGGGCCGCGCCTATCCCGACGACACCGCGCGTTTAAGGAAGCAGCTTAATGGTTATTTCCTGGCGGCGCGCAAAATCGAAGTCCGGTCGAAAACGACCGTACTTCCGGAGAAAATTCGCGGCTGTATCGTGCCGCACATCGACTTCCGGCGCGGCGGCGTAGCCGAAGCCCTCGCCTACGAAAGTTTGCAGAACGAGAAATTTGATACGTTGGTAATTTTGGGCATCGCGCACGCGGGTGTGCGCTATCCGTTTTGCCTGTTGCCCAAGGGTTTTGAAACGCCGCTTGGCACCGCACGCTGCGACGACGAATTCTGCGCTTCCTTAGAAAAGCAACTCGGCCCGCGCCTGACAGCCGAAGCGCTCACGCACCGCGATGAACATTCGGTCGAGTTTGTAGCGGTTTTCGCGCAGCATCTAGCGAATTTGCGCGACGCCCGAATCGTCCCGATTATTTGCGGCGGTTTCTTCCGCGAACTACAAAACAGAACTTCGCCGTCGCACAATGCCGACCTCACGGAGTTCGCCCGTGTGCTGCGCCAAACCTGCGGCGAATGGACGCGAAACGGTAAACGCGTTGGAATTATTTGCAGCGTCGATGGCGCGCACGTCGGCTCGAATTTCGACGATGATACGCCGCTCACACCGGAACGACTGGCCGAAATCGAGCGCGAAGATGTGGTGGCGTGGCAATGCGTAGAAAACGGCGACCGCGAAGCATTTCACGCAGCCCTGGCCAAGGACAACAACGCGCGCAATGTCGATGCGCATCCGGCGGTTTACACGACGCTGCTCGCGTTTCCCGAATGGCGCGCGCGTTTGCTGCATTACGATCAGGCGTTTTCGGAAGAAGAGAACAGCGTAGTTTCGTTTGCCGCACTACAATTGTTTGAACCGTAA
- a CDS encoding EAL domain-containing protein — protein MTALQTEPDGVEPWWAHGAFRSLIDDVLDIVAIIEMDGRFVFVNEAVTRVLGWKPAELTGTNSFALLHPDDRARIAALVGQPNPENEGELHQARYQHRDGSWRSLESRGKRTEDNGRVVITARDITQRLEAEAALRDSQKRLQSVVNNAPVIIWAFDRDGIYTFSDGKGLRELDATPGAIVGKSIFETARSPEILEAANRALRGEEFSFVSHVGERTYATRYAPLHDDDGEFRGTIGVANDITDRWKVEQQTRLQASILDEIPQGAIVIDRQFRISYWNRAAEQMLGWQREEIMGRDVRELLSRDTNLRVEIDKAARRVFEGATWEGEPQLIRRDGSYFPAHITKTPMRDADGQITGLISIVQDITERRNAELALRASEERYALAASGSNAGLWDWDLKADRIYFSDRWKAMLGYSPEAISDSPDEWFNRIHPNETEFVRTKLDEHLHGYTPAFEVEYRILHEDSTYRWMSASGVAVNGTDGTSSRIAGSQTDVTERKVAEEQLLQSAFYDTLTGLPNRALFTDRLERMLARARRADYHFALLFLDLDRFKNVNDSLGHGSGDQLLVRVTQRLESCVRANDTFARLGGDEFAVLLDDVRDIRDATQLAERMQNELIAPLSVDGHDIFVSVSIGIASSKREISDGENESESLYRLPEEMLRDADTAMYRAKSLGKARHEIFNRAMHTRAFEMLKLESDLRRAIERDELETHYQPLISLAHGNLVGFEALVRWRHPERGLVPPGDFIPIAEDSGLILPLGEWVLRDVCAQMRKWHDTGLVEGCCPAVAVNISSRQFSQTQLVSDVRSILDEFRIQPCDIKLEITESVIMENRESAAVMLHELKTLGVHLSIDDFGTGYSSLASLYQFPLSTLKIDRSFIQRLGDDGQNAEIVRTILLLARNLDMSVIAEGIETASQFSLLRALGCDCGQGYLFSRPLPVEQAQKLISAPPLWWQVQNPS, from the coding sequence ATGACCGCTTTGCAGACAGAACCCGACGGTGTCGAGCCGTGGTGGGCCCATGGAGCTTTTCGTTCGCTCATCGATGATGTTCTCGATATCGTCGCCATTATTGAAATGGACGGGCGATTTGTTTTCGTGAACGAAGCGGTCACTCGTGTTCTGGGCTGGAAACCGGCAGAACTCACCGGCACCAACAGTTTTGCCCTCCTGCACCCTGATGACCGCGCGCGAATTGCAGCTCTAGTCGGGCAGCCAAATCCCGAAAACGAAGGCGAGTTGCATCAGGCGCGTTATCAACACCGCGACGGCAGTTGGCGTTCGCTGGAATCGCGCGGCAAGCGCACCGAAGACAATGGCCGCGTCGTGATTACCGCGCGTGATATTACACAGCGATTGGAAGCCGAAGCGGCCTTGCGCGACAGCCAGAAGCGTTTGCAAAGCGTTGTGAATAACGCGCCGGTTATTATCTGGGCCTTTGACCGCGACGGAATTTACACCTTCTCTGATGGAAAAGGGTTGCGCGAGCTGGACGCAACGCCGGGCGCGATTGTTGGAAAATCGATTTTTGAAACGGCGCGTTCGCCCGAAATTCTCGAAGCGGCCAACCGCGCGCTGCGGGGCGAAGAATTCTCGTTTGTTTCTCACGTCGGTGAGCGTACTTATGCCACACGCTACGCGCCGCTCCACGATGATGACGGCGAGTTCCGCGGAACCATCGGCGTGGCCAACGACATCACCGACCGCTGGAAAGTCGAACAGCAAACGCGTTTGCAGGCCTCGATTCTCGACGAGATTCCGCAGGGCGCAATCGTTATCGACCGTCAATTTCGCATCTCCTACTGGAACCGCGCCGCCGAGCAGATGCTGGGCTGGCAGCGCGAAGAAATCATGGGCCGCGATGTCCGCGAACTGTTGAGCCGCGACACAAATCTCCGTGTCGAAATCGACAAAGCGGCGCGGCGGGTTTTTGAAGGCGCGACGTGGGAAGGCGAACCGCAACTGATTCGACGCGACGGCTCTTATTTTCCCGCGCACATCACCAAAACGCCGATGCGCGATGCGGATGGTCAAATAACGGGCCTCATTAGCATTGTTCAGGACATCACCGAGCGCAGAAACGCGGAACTTGCGCTTCGGGCCAGCGAAGAGCGCTATGCCTTGGCTGCTTCCGGCTCGAACGCGGGCCTGTGGGACTGGGACTTGAAAGCAGACCGCATTTATTTTTCCGACCGCTGGAAAGCGATGCTTGGCTATTCGCCGGAAGCTATCAGCGATTCGCCCGATGAGTGGTTCAATCGCATTCATCCAAACGAAACCGAATTTGTCCGAACCAAGCTCGACGAGCATTTACACGGTTACACGCCTGCTTTTGAAGTGGAATATCGCATTCTGCACGAAGACAGCACTTATCGCTGGATGAGTGCAAGTGGCGTTGCCGTCAACGGAACCGACGGCACATCGTCGCGCATTGCCGGCAGCCAGACCGATGTCACCGAACGCAAAGTCGCTGAAGAGCAGTTGCTGCAAAGCGCGTTTTACGACACGCTCACCGGATTGCCGAATCGCGCGCTCTTTACCGACCGGCTTGAACGGATGCTGGCGCGCGCGCGGCGTGCCGATTATCATTTCGCGTTGCTTTTTCTCGACCTCGACCGTTTCAAGAATGTCAACGACAGCTTGGGGCACGGTTCGGGCGATCAGCTTCTGGTGCGTGTCACCCAGCGACTCGAAAGCTGCGTGCGCGCTAACGACACGTTTGCGCGTCTGGGCGGCGACGAATTCGCCGTTTTGCTCGACGATGTGCGCGACATCAGGGATGCTACTCAACTCGCGGAACGGATGCAAAACGAACTGATTGCTCCTTTGTCGGTCGATGGTCACGACATTTTCGTTTCCGTTTCGATTGGAATCGCGTCGAGCAAGCGCGAAATTTCCGACGGAGAAAACGAAAGCGAGTCGCTTTATCGGCTTCCCGAAGAAATGCTGCGCGACGCCGACACCGCGATGTACCGCGCGAAATCGCTGGGTAAAGCGCGCCACGAAATTTTCAATCGCGCGATGCACACGCGCGCTTTTGAAATGCTCAAGCTCGAAAGCGACTTGCGCCGCGCTATCGAACGCGACGAACTGGAAACGCATTATCAGCCGCTGATTTCCCTTGCGCATGGCAATCTTGTTGGTTTTGAAGCGCTCGTGCGTTGGCGCCATCCCGAACGCGGCTTGGTTCCGCCCGGCGATTTTATTCCGATTGCCGAAGACTCCGGCCTGATTTTGCCGCTTGGCGAATGGGTTTTGCGCGATGTGTGCGCGCAGATGCGAAAATGGCACGACACCGGGCTGGTCGAAGGCTGTTGTCCTGCGGTTGCGGTTAATATCTCCAGTCGCCAGTTTTCGCAGACGCAGTTGGTTTCTGATGTACGGTCGATTCTCGATGAATTCAGAATTCAGCCGTGCGACATCAAGCTGGAGATTACCGAAAGTGTCATCATGGAGAACCGCGAAAGTGCCGCCGTTATGCTGCACGAACTGAAAACTCTCGGTGTGCATTTGTCCATTGATGATTTCGGGACGGGGTATTCGTCGCTCGCGTCTTTGTATCAGTTCCCACTTTCGACACTGAAAATCGACCGCAGCTTCATTCAGCGATTGGGCGATGACGGACAGAACGCCGAAATCGTGCGCACGATTTTGCTGCTCGCCCGTAACCTTGATATGAGTGTGATTGCCGAAGGCATTGAAACCGCCAGTCAGTTCTCGCTCCTGCGCGCTCTGGGCTGCGACTGCGGGCAAGGCTATTTGTTTTCGCGTCCACTTCCCGTCGAGCAGGCGCAGAAACTTATTTCCGCGCCGCCGCTTTGGTGGCAAGTGCAGAACCCGTCGTAA